From the genome of Deltaproteobacteria bacterium:
CCTGACCAGCATCCCGATTTCATTTGGATCAAAAGGCTTGAGCAGGTAGTCATAGGCGCCGCCTTTCATGGCCCGGATGGCGGTATCAATGGAGCCATAGGCCGTAATCATGACCACCGCCATATCGGGCTCCTCCTCTTTAAGACTGTCAAGGAGCTCCAGGCCGTCCATGCCCGGCATCTTGTTGTCCAGGAACATGATATTATACCGGTGCTTCTTGAGCAGTTCCAGGGCCTCGTCAGCGCTGGCCGCCGTATCAACCTCATAACCGTCCATCTTCAGCCAGCCTGACAAAGATTCCCGAACGATCAATTCGTCGTCCACGACCATAATACGGACCTTTTTTTTCATGACACGGCCCTCCTGGGGTCTAATTTTTGTCCTGGGGTCATTGTCCTGGGTGGTATGCTGGGAGTCTGATCAAGAAGGTTGTGCCTTCCGGCCCGGTTTTTTCGACATCAATCTGGCCCCTGTGTTCTTTGATGATACCGTAACTCACTGGCAGTCCCAGTCCGACGCCCTTGCCTTCCTGTTTGGTGGTGAAGAAAGGCTCAAAGATGTGAGGCAGATTGGCTTCGGGAATTCCAGCCCCGGTGTCAGCAACCCTGATTTGAATCACGTCTTCCTGTTGGTTGTAATCGGTAGCCAGGATCAGTCGGCCGGCCTTCTCTTCTGACATGCTTTCGGTAGCGTTAAAGATGAGGTTTATCAAGACCTGCTGTATCTGATTGAGGTCGCAGTGTAGCGGAGGCAAATCAAGCTTATATTCCTTTGTGATCTCTATGTCATGAAGAGATAAATAATGCGAGTTCAAAGCAAGAACCTTTTCAATTACCTGGTTGATGTCCGTCACCTCCGATTCCAACTTGGATTGCCGGGCAAAAGCAAGGAGGTTGGAGACGATTTTAGAACAACGGGTCGTTTCGGTCTCCATGAGCTGTAAGTGATTGACGATATCATCAATCTTCTCTGGAGAGAGCCCCTGTTCCTTGATGATTCGCTGGATGAGACGGTTGAAGGTCAAAATCCCGGAGAGCGGATTATTGAGCTCATGCACCACCGAGGCCGAAAGCTTACCCAGAGAAGTCATCTTGTCCTGCTGGATTAGTTTGCGGTGGGTCTCCTCAAGCTGCCGTGTCCTCTCTTCCACGGCCTCTTCCAGACGGCGGGTCATCTCTTCCTGGGCACGGTGACGTTCGGTGATGTCCCGCGTTATCTCCACAAAGTGATTTATCTCTCCCTCAATGTCCTTGATAGGATGGATGGTCAGGTCTATGATTCGCTCTTCTCCTTCAAGGGTACGATGGGTATGGATGGCATGAACCGGCTCATCCAGGCTCCGGGCAGACTCAAGAGGGCAAGGATGCTCGGGCGGCCGGCATGGCGCCTCTGAATGGTGAAAAACCTCATGGCAGTTCCGGCCCACGACGTCTTCCTCTGAAAAGCCCATCCTTTCCAGG
Proteins encoded in this window:
- a CDS encoding PAS domain-containing protein yields the protein MNENNEILRIGIIGGDEFCHDMLVKTFRQDMTKHVSGRIVAVADPDENAPGLVLARELGIFTTPDYHDFYKPELGINQIFILTPDEKILQDVLQTRPLHIRFVAHPAVRLFWDMIQFDEKRLRGQRDEFQTIVNGIRDGIVVIDGNYKIIQANKPLLERMGFSEEDVVGRNCHEVFHHSEAPCRPPEHPCPLESARSLDEPVHAIHTHRTLEGEERIIDLTIHPIKDIEGEINHFVEITRDITERHRAQEEMTRRLEEAVEERTRQLEETHRKLIQQDKMTSLGKLSASVVHELNNPLSGILTFNRLIQRIIKEQGLSPEKIDDIVNHLQLMETETTRCSKIVSNLLAFARQSKLESEVTDINQVIEKVLALNSHYLSLHDIEITKEYKLDLPPLHCDLNQIQQVLINLIFNATESMSEEKAGRLILATDYNQQEDVIQIRVADTGAGIPEANLPHIFEPFFTTKQEGKGVGLGLPVSYGIIKEHRGQIDVEKTGPEGTTFLIRLPAYHPGQ